In Brockia lithotrophica, the following are encoded in one genomic region:
- a CDS encoding helix-turn-helix domain-containing protein codes for MKIHRAYRYELDPNKEQRILLAKHAGAARFAYNWGLARWKEIYENEGRTTSAYELHRELNR; via the coding sequence GTGAAGATCCATAGAGCCTACCGCTACGAGCTCGATCCCAACAAGGAACAACGCATTCTCCTCGCCAAGCACGCTGGGGCCGCTCGCTTTGCCTACAACTGGGGCCTCGCGCGGTGGAAGGAGATCTACGAAAACGAAGGCCGCACGACAAGCGCCTATGAACTTCACCGCGAACTGAACCG